From Vicugna pacos chromosome 6, VicPac4, whole genome shotgun sequence, a single genomic window includes:
- the PIF1 gene encoding ATP-dependent DNA helicase PIF1 isoform X5, with amino-acid sequence MLSGTQAVAAECEDAELQCRVAVEELSPGGQPRRRQALRSAELSLGRNERRELMLRLQAPGPAGRPRCFPLRAARLFTRFAAAGRSTLRLPADSAPRAGAVQLLLSDCPPDRLRRFLRTLRLKLAADPGPGPASARTQLLGPRPRDFVTISPVQPEELRRAAATQVTDTTPVKRPTEPRSETKPSTESPRWPMPVKKLSLPSTKPQLSKEQAAVLRVVLKGQSIFFTGSAGTGKSYLLKRILGSLPPTGTVATASTGVAACHIGGTTLHAFAGIGSGQAPLAQCVALAQRPGVRQGWLNCQRLVIDEISMVEADLFDKLEAVARAVRQQNKPFGGIQLIICGDFLQLPPVTKGSQPPQFCFQAKSWRRCVPVILELTEVWRQADKTFISLLQAVRLGSLRRCSDEVTRQLRATAAHKVGRDGIVATRLCTHQDDVALTNEKRLQELPGEIHSFEAMDSDPEQARTLDAQCPVSQLLQLKLGAQVMLVKNLAVSRGLVNGARGVVVGFEAEGRGLPQVLFLCGVTEVIRADRWTVQATGGQLLSRQQLPLQLAWAISIHKSQPCPSIPQGMSLDCVEISLSRVFASGQAYVALSRARSLQGLRVLDFDPMVVRCDPRVLSFYATLRQDRGLSLGSPDDSEAASDQENVDPNL; translated from the exons GGGCGGCCGCGCTGCTTCCCCCTGCGCGCCGCGCGCCTCTTCACCCGCTTCGCCGCGGCGGGGCGTAGCACTCTGCGGCTCCCCGCCGACAGCGCTCCCCGGGCCGGCGCCGTGCAGCTGCTGCTCTCCGACTGCCCCCCAGACCGCCTGCGCCGCTTCCTGCGCACGCTGCGCCTCAAGCTGGCCGCGGACCCCGGTCCCGGGCCGGCCTCCGCCCGCACGCAGCTGCTTGGCCCGCGGCCCCGCGACTTCGTCACCATCAGTCCCGTGCAGCCCGAGGAGCTGCGGCGCGCGGCGGCCACCCAGGTCACGGACACCACGCCAGTGAAGCGGCCCACGGAGCCCCGGTCAGAGACCAAGCCCAGCACC GAATCCCCAAGGTGGCCCATGCCTGTGAAGAAGCTGAGCTTGCCCTCAACCAAACCACAGCTTTCCAAGGAACAAGCTGCTGTGCTGAGGGTCGTCCTGAAAGGCCAGAGCATTTTCTTCACAGGGAGTGCAG GGACAGGGAAGTCTTATCTGTTGAAGCGTATCCTgggctccctgcctcccacagGCACTGTGGCCACTGCCAGCACTGGAGTGGCAGCCTGCCACATCGGGGGTACTACCCTCCATGCCTTTGCAG GCATTGGCTCGGGCCAGGCTCCTCTGGCCCAGTGTGTGGCCCTGGCCCAGCGGCCAGGTGTGCGGCAGGGTTGGCTGAACTGTCAGCGGCTAGTCATTGATGAGATCTCCATGGTGGAGGCAGATCTGTTTGACAAGCTGGAGGCCGTGGCCAG AGCTGTCCGGCAGCAGAACAAGCCATTTGGAGGGATCCAGCTGATCATCTGTGGGGACTTCCTGCAGCTGCCGCCCGTAACCAAgggatcccagcccccacagTTCTGCTTCCAG GCCAAGAGCTGGAGGAGGTGTGTCCCAGTGATCCTGGAGCTGACTGAGGTGTGGAGACAGGCAGACAAGACCTTCATCTCTCTGCTGCAAGCTGTGCGGCTGGGCAG TCTCCGCAGGTGCTCGGATGAGGTCACCCGCCAGCTCCGGGCCACAGCTGCCCACAAAGTGGGGCGAGATGGGATTGTGGCCACAAGGCTCTGCACCCACCAGGATGACGTGGCCCTTACCAACGAGAAGCGGCTGCAGGAGCTACCAG GTGAAATACACAGCTTTGAGGCCATGGACAGTGACCCTGAGCAGGCCCGGACCCTGGATGCCCAGTGTCCCGTTAGCCAGCTCCTTCAGCTAAAGCTGGGGGCGCAG GTGATGCTGGTGAAGAACTTGGCAGTGTCTCGGGGCCTAGTGAATGGCGCCCGAGGGGTGGTAGTCGGGTTCGAGGCCGAGGGGAGAG GGCTGCCCCAGGTGCTGTTCCTGTGTGGAGTCACCGAGGTCATCCGTGCTGACCGCTGGACGGTGCAGGCTACGGGGGGCCAGCTCCTCAGCCGGCAGCAGCTGCCCCTCCAGCTGGCCTGGGCGATATCCATCCACAAGAGCCAG CCCTGTCCTTCCATCCCCCAGGGCATGTCCCTGGACTGTGTGGAGATCTCTCTGAGCCGTGTGTTTGCCAGTGGCCAGGCCTACGTGGCCCTTTCTCGGGCCCGCAGCTTGCAGGGCCTGCGTGTGCTGGACTTTGACCCTATGGTAGTTCGCTGTGACCCCCGTGTGCTCAGCTTTTATGCTACCCTGCGGCAGGACAGGGGCCTCAGCCTG GGGTCCCCAGATGACAGTGAGGCAGCCTCAGACCAGGAGAACGTGGACCCGAACCTCTGA